The Rubidibacter lacunae KORDI 51-2 genome includes a region encoding these proteins:
- a CDS encoding RNA recognition motif domain-containing protein, producing MSIRLYVGNLPREDVERQELQATFGEEIEGLSVKIMKDPKTGKCRGFAFVTVPTDELADRLIEKCNGQTFMDSPLKIERAKPRSSKSEDATDGDSAETSTVAAPKKRSSKKPRGGQGKGGAKVVTEAGPVQPDPRWAGELAKLKEMLAAQTTNS from the coding sequence ATGTCCATCCGCTTATATGTGGGGAATTTGCCCCGAGAAGATGTAGAGCGTCAAGAGCTGCAAGCCACATTCGGCGAGGAGATTGAGGGACTCTCGGTCAAAATCATGAAGGATCCCAAGACCGGCAAGTGTCGCGGGTTTGCTTTCGTGACCGTTCCCACTGATGAGCTAGCAGATCGGTTGATCGAGAAATGTAACGGTCAGACGTTTATGGACAGCCCGCTTAAGATCGAGCGAGCAAAACCGCGCAGCAGTAAATCCGAAGATGCCACCGACGGCGACAGTGCGGAAACATCGACGGTTGCCGCACCCAAGAAGCGCAGCAGTAAGAAGCCGCGCGGCGGTCAAGGCAAGGGAGGTGCAAAGGTCGTAACGGAAGCGGGTCCTGTTCAACCCGATCCGCGTTGGGCAGGCGAACTTGCCAAGCTCAAGGAAATGCTTGCCGCTCAAACTACCAACTCTTAG
- a CDS encoding NblA/ycf18 family protein: MELSLEQKFSLRSFESQVQNMSREQAQEFLVKLYGQMMMRENMYKEFLKHEWGLEK; the protein is encoded by the coding sequence ATGGAGCTATCCCTCGAACAAAAGTTCTCTCTCCGCTCCTTCGAGTCGCAGGTTCAAAACATGAGCCGCGAGCAAGCCCAGGAGTTCTTGGTCAAGCTCTACGGACAGATGATGATGCGCGAGAACATGTATAAAGAGTTCCTGAAGCACGAATGGGGGTTGGAGAAGTAG